The Thalassotalea nanhaiensis genome has a window encoding:
- a CDS encoding TonB-dependent receptor has translation MKLNKITTALSVALLGSTIAVPTFAAEDEQLKGLEVIQVTATKRITTAQETPLSLEAINGDDIAKKGLANLEDLTTSMPNINIGSGLGVQTVSMRGMGSGNERSFEQSVGMFIDGVYMPRSRQYRAPFFDAERVEIIRGPQAVLYGLNATAGTITVNSASTQPGDEGFLNLSAGYEVEYAGYNVGAVTGGSLGDDVGARLAVRYTDNGDGFYYNEYENALTGQEAQDEGDGDETIVRGTLVWDASDNLKITTKVDYADAETLGETGETINHPLMPLGIDGEMDWTRNASSTLSSWWNDKGPGMYHELLNASIKADYSMGDHLVTATFGHSTSDFDLITNTATLPGDFLSVSIYEEFTQNSAEFRLTSPETGNFSYIAGLYVAASELENVTVSALGPAILGDGPTGTGLSIGGSFLNTLDTTTISPFVSGTYNISDDFRITAGVRYSSEEKEVGRENLECFMKASDGAGGFMELTPNLTDVYESMGLAAICGTLAGLEDDKTSTNLMPEVIAQYDISNDTNSYAKLSVSKKSGGYGFSTSIGSAEALDFDDETAKSIELGIKTRFMDGRGQANLAIYHTIYEDLQQNSFTFNDDGTVDTAIVNAGESLSQGFEADVKFLLTENLTIGASVAYLSSEYEEFELGTCYVGQTPTIPDTAICDKTGENTPFAPEFSGNIFADLYQPITDELVLTAGVNVSFSDEYYTESTLDPMGVQESYERVDARIGLMNSDETWSISVVGKNLTDEAINNFTQPIVGYVVVPGAPRTVTVQGTYNF, from the coding sequence ATGAAACTGAATAAAATTACAACTGCGCTAAGCGTTGCATTATTAGGAAGCACTATTGCAGTTCCTACTTTTGCAGCAGAAGACGAACAATTAAAAGGTCTTGAAGTAATTCAAGTTACTGCGACAAAACGTATCACTACAGCTCAAGAGACACCGCTTTCTTTAGAAGCAATTAATGGTGATGACATTGCTAAAAAAGGCTTAGCAAACCTAGAAGATTTAACTACATCTATGCCAAATATCAACATTGGCTCTGGTTTAGGTGTACAAACTGTTTCCATGCGAGGTATGGGTTCAGGTAACGAACGTTCATTCGAACAATCAGTTGGTATGTTCATTGATGGTGTATATATGCCGCGTTCTCGTCAATATCGAGCACCATTTTTTGACGCTGAGCGTGTAGAAATTATTCGTGGTCCACAGGCTGTTCTCTACGGTTTAAATGCAACTGCGGGTACTATTACAGTCAACTCTGCAAGCACACAACCAGGTGATGAAGGGTTCTTAAACCTTTCTGCAGGTTATGAAGTAGAATACGCGGGTTACAACGTTGGCGCGGTAACCGGTGGCAGCTTAGGTGACGATGTTGGTGCTCGTTTAGCAGTTCGTTACACTGATAATGGTGACGGTTTCTATTACAACGAATATGAAAACGCATTAACAGGCCAAGAAGCCCAAGATGAAGGCGACGGTGATGAAACTATCGTACGTGGAACTCTTGTTTGGGACGCATCTGATAACTTAAAAATTACCACTAAAGTAGATTATGCTGACGCAGAAACTTTAGGTGAAACAGGCGAAACTATTAATCATCCTCTTATGCCATTAGGTATTGATGGTGAAATGGACTGGACCCGTAATGCATCTAGTACACTTTCTAGTTGGTGGAACGATAAAGGCCCAGGTATGTACCATGAGCTGTTAAATGCATCGATAAAAGCTGATTATTCTATGGGTGATCATCTAGTGACTGCTACTTTTGGTCATTCTACCAGTGATTTTGACTTAATTACCAATACGGCCACTTTACCTGGAGACTTTTTATCGGTTTCAATCTATGAAGAGTTTACTCAAAACAGTGCAGAGTTTCGTCTGACTTCACCAGAAACAGGTAATTTTTCCTATATTGCTGGTTTATATGTTGCCGCGAGTGAGTTAGAGAACGTTACAGTTAGTGCGTTAGGTCCTGCAATTTTAGGTGATGGTCCAACAGGTACAGGTTTATCTATCGGTGGTTCTTTCTTAAACACTTTAGACACAACAACTATCTCTCCTTTTGTAAGTGGAACTTACAACATTAGCGACGACTTTAGAATTACTGCAGGTGTTCGTTATTCTAGCGAAGAAAAAGAAGTTGGCCGTGAAAACTTAGAATGTTTCATGAAAGCCAGTGACGGTGCCGGCGGTTTTATGGAGTTAACACCTAACTTAACAGATGTTTATGAATCAATGGGTTTGGCTGCTATTTGCGGTACGCTTGCTGGTCTAGAAGATGATAAAACATCTACAAACCTGATGCCTGAAGTCATCGCCCAATATGACATTAGCAATGATACAAATTCTTATGCAAAATTAAGTGTCAGTAAGAAATCTGGTGGTTATGGTTTCTCAACATCAATTGGCAGTGCAGAAGCCCTAGATTTTGATGATGAAACTGCAAAATCAATTGAACTTGGTATCAAAACTCGTTTTATGGATGGTCGTGGTCAAGCTAATTTAGCCATTTACCATACAATTTATGAAGATCTACAACAAAACTCGTTCACCTTTAACGATGATGGCACAGTAGATACGGCGATTGTAAATGCTGGTGAGTCTTTATCACAAGGTTTCGAAGCTGATGTTAAATTCTTATTAACTGAAAACCTAACAATCGGTGCATCAGTTGCTTACCTTTCTTCAGAATACGAAGAATTTGAACTTGGTACTTGTTATGTTGGCCAAACACCAACAATACCTGATACAGCTATTTGTGATAAAACAGGTGAGAACACACCATTTGCACCAGAGTTTTCAGGTAATATTTTTGCTGATTTATACCAGCCAATTACTGATGAGTTAGTGTTAACTGCAGGTGTTAATGTGTCGTTCAGCGATGAATACTACACTGAAAGTACACTAGACCCTATGGGTGTTCAAGAAAGCTATGAGCGTGTAGATGCTCGTATCGGCCTAATGAATTCTGATGAAACCTGGTCTATCTCAGTTGTAGGTAAAAACTTAACTGACGAAGCAATCAACAACTTCACCCAACCTATCGTGGGTTATGTGGTAGTTCCTGGTGCTCCTCGTACAGTAACGGTACAAGGTACTTACAATTTCTAA
- a CDS encoding helix-turn-helix transcriptional regulator, producing the protein MKNLHLIDRSNAFPLIRFLQMKKAPVELLLSQANLPIALLENNQEYVATYPLWKLFDLASDYLQVTDLGFLVDEAEGDSVVEPLYSSIKADALSLHDALRLLIERVKEISTHAKLWLSYQNKGVWLFGGHGEIEVDGLVQMEQFTLALWVRYIRKYIGDSWSPEAITLHRQDQGKAVHQRFSNALITQHQHKVGLFISNEQLGEANPELEINFEHHVLADDHFRDKLYHALKSFNAEGFPSLEQSVSLLGLSRRQIQRRLAKEGSSYKQVLQQVRFDSAVHYLEHSDLKIHQIAEALGYTVHSHFSRAFQKWTGVTPIAYREFKGNKKDGL; encoded by the coding sequence ATGAAAAATTTACATTTAATCGATCGCAGTAATGCATTTCCACTGATCCGCTTTTTGCAAATGAAGAAAGCACCGGTAGAGTTGTTATTAAGTCAGGCGAATTTACCGATAGCATTATTAGAAAATAATCAGGAATATGTTGCTACCTACCCATTATGGAAGCTCTTTGATCTGGCGAGCGATTATCTACAAGTAACTGATCTTGGGTTTTTGGTCGACGAAGCAGAAGGTGATAGCGTTGTTGAGCCGCTTTATTCGAGTATAAAAGCTGACGCGTTAAGCCTGCATGATGCCTTGCGTTTGTTAATCGAACGAGTAAAGGAGATATCAACTCATGCAAAGCTATGGCTATCGTATCAAAATAAAGGTGTATGGCTATTTGGTGGTCATGGTGAAATTGAAGTTGATGGGTTGGTTCAAATGGAGCAATTTACTTTAGCGCTTTGGGTCCGTTACATTCGAAAGTATATTGGTGATTCATGGTCGCCAGAGGCAATAACATTACATAGGCAAGATCAAGGTAAAGCGGTACATCAACGTTTCTCTAATGCACTTATTACTCAACATCAGCACAAAGTAGGCTTATTTATAAGTAACGAGCAACTTGGCGAAGCAAATCCTGAATTAGAGATCAATTTCGAACATCATGTTTTAGCTGATGACCATTTTAGAGACAAGTTATATCACGCGTTAAAGTCATTCAATGCAGAAGGGTTTCCCTCATTAGAACAATCGGTAAGCTTACTTGGCTTATCTAGGCGTCAAATTCAACGCCGTTTAGCAAAAGAAGGCTCAAGTTATAAACAAGTACTACAGCAAGTACGCTTTGATTCAGCCGTTCACTATCTTGAGCATAGCGATTTAAAAATTCACCAAATCGCTGAAGCGCTTGGGTATACCGTGCATAGCCATTTCAGCCGTGCGTTTCAAAAGTGGACAGGTGTTACTCCAATTGCATATCGTGAATTTAAAGGCAATAAAAAAGACGGCTTATAG
- a CDS encoding dipeptidase, which yields MKKSLLTLSIATAFIANMSVAAEIHQGYSKTAKQYQVNGNVVSNVDTSANLWNPRGKSPEQLDARAQFLTDAADTRTAEQKKADAAYMEKYKGAIVINSLMPTSVGVIGNTVESFNRAIERNRDAGVTHFSSSIGAFHPKDVMFTYINDSDPVLKDLQVTKAKTSQDIRDAKAKGQMTMMYNSQGFDYNLDNLDYVDELHDSGVNIMNFVYNSKNHFATGIEYNADPLNQEGLTKLGEEFIKLANKRGIIVDTSHSSDATAIQAAKISTKPIMASHNNSSAVYPMTRNMSDEAIKAVGSTGGVVCTNGIGVFLSKDGNAQAETMAAHVVHTASLIGKEGTCYASDYTHNLFDAMKIQVPMVDKYPPEKGFASPSQMAGIEDVWAIVSVLENKYDWSEQEIRGFLGENVMRVYKANWDK from the coding sequence ATGAAAAAATCTTTATTAACTTTAAGCATCGCAACAGCGTTTATTGCCAACATGTCAGTTGCAGCAGAGATTCATCAAGGTTACAGCAAAACCGCTAAACAATACCAAGTAAACGGAAATGTGGTAAGCAATGTCGATACGTCAGCAAATTTATGGAATCCTCGCGGTAAATCACCAGAGCAACTAGATGCTCGTGCTCAGTTCCTGACAGATGCCGCAGATACACGTACTGCTGAGCAGAAAAAGGCCGATGCCGCTTACATGGAAAAATATAAAGGTGCGATAGTAATTAACTCATTAATGCCAACCTCTGTAGGTGTTATCGGTAACACTGTTGAATCGTTTAATCGAGCCATTGAACGCAACCGCGATGCAGGTGTTACACATTTCTCATCTTCAATTGGTGCGTTCCATCCAAAAGATGTGATGTTCACTTACATTAATGATTCAGATCCTGTTTTAAAAGACTTACAGGTAACAAAAGCCAAGACCTCACAAGACATCCGTGATGCAAAAGCAAAAGGTCAAATGACCATGATGTATAACTCGCAAGGCTTTGACTATAACCTAGATAACCTGGATTACGTAGATGAATTGCATGACAGTGGCGTGAATATTATGAACTTTGTTTATAATTCAAAAAACCACTTTGCTACCGGCATTGAATACAATGCAGACCCTTTAAACCAGGAAGGATTAACCAAGCTTGGAGAAGAGTTTATTAAGCTTGCGAACAAGCGAGGCATTATTGTTGATACGTCGCATTCATCAGATGCAACGGCAATTCAAGCAGCAAAAATTTCAACCAAACCTATTATGGCATCACACAATAATTCATCAGCAGTTTATCCAATGACTCGTAACATGAGTGATGAAGCTATAAAGGCAGTAGGTTCAACTGGTGGTGTAGTTTGTACTAATGGTATCGGTGTTTTCCTAAGTAAAGATGGTAATGCTCAGGCAGAAACGATGGCTGCTCATGTTGTTCACACAGCAAGCCTTATTGGTAAAGAAGGCACCTGTTATGCGTCAGATTATACTCATAACCTGTTTGATGCGATGAAAATTCAAGTACCTATGGTTGACAAGTACCCACCAGAGAAGGGCTTTGCCTCACCGTCACAAATGGCTGGTATCGAAGATGTTTGGGCAATTGTTTCAGTACTTGAAAACAAATACGATTGGAGCGAACAAGAAATCCGTGGTTTCTTAGGTGAAAACGTAATGCGCGTTTATAAGGCTAACTGGGATAAGTAA